Proteins from a single region of Undibacterium sp. KW1:
- the mpl gene encoding UDP-N-acetylmuramate:L-alanyl-gamma-D-glutamyl-meso-diaminopimelate ligase, producing MHIHILGICGTFMGGLAVLAKEAGHTVTGCDANVYPPMSTQLESQGISLTQGFGAEQIALEPDLYVIGNVVSRGNPLMEEILNRGLPYVSGPQWMGEHILHDKWVLAVAGTHGKTTTSAMLAWILEYAGYAPGFLIGGVPLNFGISARLWGNHASDFFVIEADEYDTAFFDKRSKFVHYHAKTAVLNNLEYDHADIFPDVAAIETQFHHLVRTVPGVGRLIVNGNNDSLERVLKRGCWSEKEFFGNEQAWRLLMQDGEDFDVYFNDQLQGRVQWNLNGEHNRQNALAAIAAARHVGVTPEISIEALAQFVSVKRRMEVRGVADGVTVIDDFAHHPTAVATTVEGLRHKVGNARILAVLEPRSNTMKLGTMKQALPGSLERADLVFGFGEADGKSALGWDLAEALAPLGDKVACHHKIDQLVQDIVSKARAGDHVLIMSNGGFGGIHQKLLDALQDRAQQSGNHGNRAIAA from the coding sequence ATGCATATTCATATTTTAGGTATCTGTGGCACTTTCATGGGTGGCCTGGCCGTATTGGCAAAAGAAGCAGGTCATACCGTGACGGGCTGTGATGCCAATGTCTATCCGCCCATGAGCACCCAGCTCGAATCCCAGGGCATCAGCCTGACCCAGGGCTTTGGGGCTGAACAGATAGCGCTGGAACCTGATTTATATGTCATAGGCAATGTCGTTTCGCGCGGTAACCCGCTGATGGAAGAAATCCTCAACCGTGGCCTGCCCTATGTATCTGGCCCGCAATGGATGGGCGAACATATTCTGCATGACAAGTGGGTACTCGCTGTCGCTGGCACGCATGGCAAAACAACAACGTCAGCCATGCTGGCCTGGATACTCGAATATGCCGGTTACGCACCTGGCTTTCTGATCGGTGGCGTGCCGCTGAACTTTGGTATCTCTGCCCGTTTATGGGGCAACCATGCCTCTGACTTTTTTGTCATCGAGGCTGACGAATACGATACCGCCTTCTTCGACAAGCGCAGCAAGTTCGTGCATTACCATGCCAAGACAGCCGTACTGAACAATCTGGAGTATGACCATGCCGACATCTTCCCCGATGTTGCCGCCATAGAAACCCAGTTCCACCATCTGGTGCGTACCGTACCTGGCGTAGGCCGCCTTATCGTCAATGGCAATAATGACTCGCTGGAACGTGTGCTCAAACGCGGCTGCTGGAGTGAAAAAGAATTCTTTGGTAATGAGCAGGCCTGGCGTCTGCTCATGCAAGACGGTGAAGACTTTGATGTCTATTTCAACGACCAGTTGCAAGGCAGGGTGCAATGGAATTTGAATGGCGAACATAACCGCCAGAATGCACTGGCCGCGATTGCTGCTGCCCGCCATGTCGGCGTCACACCAGAAATTTCGATAGAAGCCCTGGCTCAGTTCGTCAGCGTCAAGCGTCGCATGGAAGTGCGTGGCGTGGCCGATGGCGTCACCGTCATCGACGATTTTGCCCATCACCCTACAGCAGTTGCTACAACGGTGGAAGGTTTGCGCCACAAGGTCGGCAATGCCCGCATCCTGGCTGTGCTGGAACCACGTTCAAACACCATGAAGCTGGGCACCATGAAACAGGCCTTGCCTGGCAGCCTGGAACGAGCTGATCTGGTATTTGGTTTTGGCGAGGCGGATGGCAAATCAGCTTTAGGCTGGGACCTGGCAGAAGCCCTGGCACCATTGGGTGACAAGGTTGCCTGTCATCACAAGATAGATCAACTGGTGCAGGACATCGTCAGCAAGGCCAGGGCCGGCGACCATGTACTCATCATGAGTAACGGCGGCTTTGGCGGCATACACCAGAAATTGCTGGATGCGCTGCAAGACCGCGCGCAGCAGTCTGGTAATCACGGTAATAGGGCAATTGCAGCATGA